The sequence TAGGCGATGGCCTTTCCCTCAGCCCTTAACGCGCGGATGATCCCAAAAAGGATTTCTACCTCTTGGTCAGAAATGGCGGAAGTGGGCTCGTCCATGATGATCACCTGACTTTCCAAAGACAAGGCTTTTGCAATTTCCACAAGCTGCTGTTGGCCTACTTTCAACTGGCTTACGGGCGTCTCTGGATCCACGTTCAGCTTGAGCCTGTGGAGCAGTTGTGCCGCTTCTTTGTGCATCTTTGCCACGTCCAGTAGCCCCATGGGCGTCTCGGGCTCCCTTCCCAGAAAGATGTTTTCACGAATGCTGAGGTAGGGGATCAGGTTGAGCTCTTGGTGGATGATATTGATGCCTTTCTCTTGGGCATCCCTGGTGTTTTGGAATTTGACCGGATCTCCATTATAGTAAATGGTGCCTTTATAGTCCGGATAAACACCGGAGAGGATCTTCATAAGGGTGGATTTTCCGGCCCCGTTTTCTCCCAGGATGGCTGTTACGCGTCCTGCTTGAAGTTCCAGGCTGACATCATCCAGTGCCTTTACCCCTACAAACTCCTTGGTAATGTTTTTAACGGTCAACATGGGCGGTCTGATCTGATTGTTTCAAAAACGTCACATTCACCGGAATCACGGAAATTTCATTCAAGTTCACCTGCTCACGGTTCATCTCCACGGCACCGACAAAGGTGATCATGTTACCTTCCTTGGCATTTGCCTTTAAGGGCGGGAGGACTTTTTCCCGCACCAATTGATTGATGGCTGCCGAAACATTATTGAAGTCCATGGTCTGCTCAAACTTGGTCAGGTCCACCTTGCCACTGGCATCCCGGACAGCATTGCCAAAAATGTATTCGGTCTCGATCTTTACCACTTGGCTACTGGTGTCGGTGGTGACCAATACCGTGAGGTCATCTTCCCCGACTTGCCGGATTTCCCCTTTTCCCTTGATCATGAAAAATCGAATATTCCCGATTCCCAAGGCCTCGGAATGTTGATCAAAAGCTTCTTGGGGCCTGTTTTTGAGGAGATGGGCCAGGCGACCTACCTCTACGGCTTCCTCCAGATCGGGAATCAGTTCTTCTTCCCAAAAATCCTTGGCATAAGCCGTGGCATCAAACGTCACTTCGGCGGCATTGGCCCGTACCTCATCCAGTTTTTTGATGCTGATCGAGCTGCCCAAGCCCACTAATAGCAGGCCGCAAATGATGCTGTTTTTAATCCACTTTCGTTTCATTTTGTCTATTTTGAGTCGTTCGTGTTGAGTCAAAGACTCAGCGTATATTTTGATAGGGCGGAGCCCCGGATCAATCGCTTACCAAGCTGATGTGGCGGGACACCCTGTTTTTCCAGGCACGGTTTGAAGATCAGCCTTGCAAACAGCCAAGACATTATTCTTTCTTGCCATAAGCGGCATAATGCTCTACATTGGCAAGGGTGACCAATTCCACGTCCACCGGAAGTTTCTTGACAAAATCCCTTTCCCCTTGGATATATTTATCCGCCAATTGCGCGGCCGTTTTGGCCATCACTTTTGGGAACTGCATGGCCGTGGCGGCAATCCTGCCGTCTTTGACAGCATCCACCACATCTGCGGCACCGTCAAAGCCAAATACCATCACCTGGTTTTCCAATCCCGCGGCTTTGAGGGCCTGATAGGCACCCATGGCCATGGCGTCGTTTCCGCAGAACACGGCATCAATGTCCCGGTGGACCTGCAGGATGGACTCCATCACCTCCATGGCCTTGTTCCGGTCAAAGTCCGCACTCTGCTGGGCCACCATCTTGAGGTCAGGATAGTGGCCCACGACACTGTGAAAGCCTTTCGAGCGGTTCCAGGTATTGTTATCGCCGACGAGACCGAGGATTTCGACGTAGTTGCCGGATTTGTCCAGTTGGTCGACAAAGTATTTTCCAAGGGACACACAGCCTGCATAATTATCAGAGAGGATCTGGGAGGTAGGCAAACTGGAGTTTACTTCGCGATCCATACAAAAAACGGCAATGCCCGCCTCAGAGGCTTTGGTCACGTTGCTCACGGAACCTTCTGCATCGGTAGGGTTAAAAAGGATCGCTTGATAACCTGCAGTGATCGCATTCTCAAAATGGTTGTTCTCCAAGGCTGTATTGTTCTGCGAGTCAAAGATGCTGACCTCGTAGCCTAAGGATTCCGCTTCCTTGGCGGCTGTTTCGGCCAAGACCACAAACCAAGGATTGTTTAACGTAGATACAATTACGGCTACTTTTCCTTTGGTTTCGGTAGCCGAATTGCTTTCACAGGCCCCCACCAGCAGGAGCAGTGGGAGGCACCAGATCAGGATATTTTGGGTTATGTCTTTCATCTGTTCGGTTAGGAAGAGTCCAAGTGTTCCACACCCGGAGGTCTCTCTTTTGGGTCAATAATTATCTCAGCAATTTCAGCACCTCTTCCGCAATTCCTTTTTCAGAAATGCCATAGTGGTTTAGGATATCCAATTGCGAACCTGTTATGGTATATTCATCGGGGATACCCATGATCCTGAACTTCTTCTGGTAGCCTGACTGCAACAGGAAGGAAGCGCATGCTTCGCCCATTCCGCCATAGATGCTGTGTTCTTCCACGGTGATGATCGCTGGGTATTGGTCGGCGATATGCGCTAGAAGCGCCGTGTCGAGTGGTTTTATGGTGTGCATGCTGACCACCCCGACCTGGATGCCTTTTTCCTCCTCTAAGGTCAATGCCGCCTGCATGGCCGGCCAGACGGTCTCTCCAGTGGCCACTATGGCCAAATCCTTTCCTTCGCGGATGACGCGTCCTTTGCCCAGCTCAAAATTCTGGCTTTCGCTAAGGAAAGGCATGGGCTTCTTGCCAAAACGCAGGTAAACAGGTTCTTCCAATGCAGCGGCCTGTCTGATGGCCATCTCGGTTTCATAGTTATCGGCAGGAGCCACCACCATGATGTTGTTTACTGCACGGAGTACCGCAAAATCATGAAGACTGTGGTGTGTGGAGCCAAGGGCACCGTAACTTACCCCGGCACTGATGCCGATCACATTTACGGGGTTATCGGAATAGGCAATGTCGTTTTTGATCTGCTCAAGGGATCGTGCGGTCAGAAAGCAGGCAGGGGAAACGGCAAATACCTTTTTTCCCGTGGAGGCCAGTCCGGCAGCTACGCCCACTAAATTTTGCTCCGCAATGCCCACTTCTACGATCTGCTTGGGATATTTGGCGGCAAAGGGTACCAGTTTCCCCGACCCTCGGGAATCACTGGTCACAGCGATAATGTCCTTGTCCTGTTCGGCCAAGGCCTGCAGGGTGGCCGAAAAGATTTCTAAGTTGGCTTGGCCCTGCTTTAAGGTTTGGGTGGTTTTTACGGTCATGAAGTGAGTGCTTTTGAGAGTTCTTCCAATTGGCCGTCCAGTTCTTTTTGGGCGGCGGCATATTGTTCGTCGCTGGGCACGCCGTGGTGCCATTTGATGTTATTTTCCATAAAACTGATGCCCTTGCCCTTTATGGTATGGGCAATCACAAAGCTGGGCTTTCCGGCTTCGAAAGGAGCTGATTTCAAGGTTTGGCTCAGGGCTTCCACGTCGTTTCCATCCACGTGTTTTACACTCCAGCCAAAGGCCTCAAATTTCTGGTCTATCGGCTCAGAATTACAGACGTCCTTTACGGCTCCGGTAATCTGCAGTTTATTGTAATCCAGTATGGCCACGAGGTTGTCCAGTTTATAGTGAGCAGCTGCCATGGCGGCTTCCCAATTGGATCCCTCCAGCAGCTCCCCGTCTCCCATCATGGTGAATACCCGATAATCCAAACCGTCCATTTTGCCGGCCAATGCCGTTCCTACGCTGATGGGCAATCCATGCCCCAAGGCACCCGTGTTCTGCTCCACGCCGGGGACCTTGCGGGTAGGATGCCCGATAAAGTGGGACCGGTACTGGCAAAGCGTCTCGATTTCGCTTTCCGGATAAAACCCTTGGTCTGCCAAGACGACAAACAGGGCTTCCACGGAGTGACCTTTACTTTGGATGTAGCGGTCACGGTTGGGATCCGAGAAATTTTCCGGCGAGACATTCATCACCTCGTTGTAGAGGACGTTGAGAATGTCCGTGCAGGACAGGCTTCCCCCCGTATGGCCGGCATTGGCCTTTTTGATGTACTGAAGTACCTTTTTTCGGTAGTTCAGCGATTTTATTTCAAGTTCTTTGGTTGTCATGCTTGTTTCGTTTTTGGTGGTTTACCCCTCCGAAAGGAAAACTTGGATGGGACCCAAGATTTTTTTCTTGATTCTGGCTACTTGATGTTTCCATCGTGCTACTCAACCGTGCCTGTACACGTCCCAGCCCATATAGTTTCCGAGCGCTTCTTGAAGAATATCTGCCGTATGGGAGGCGTTCATGACCACGTGGTGTTCAAAACCATTTTTGCAGATATACTGCATTAGGCCTTGCAGGTCAGGGATTTTAGAAACGGCCCTGTTGCCAAAGGTATTGAGCTCATCGTCTGTCAGGTGCCCTTCCCCGATGTAGGCTTTGATTTTACCTTGAGGATCATCGGTACTGATCCTGCCATAGGTCAGGGGGGAAGCAGGTGTTCTGCCGGAAAGTGCCCCGTAGGTGTTTTCCTCGCCCACGGTCGTCCCCAAGATCGGAGCGGTGCTGATTTCGATGTCGGGCAGAAACGACTTGGCCCAATTGCCGCAGTGGAAGAGCACGCACTTTTCCGGGTCGTCTGCATAATTGTTGTTCCAGTCCACCAAGGCACTGGGAGACCCAGAAGCCAGCTGCATGGCATACATGGTCAAAGTGCCCGTAACGTCCACTTCACAGGCGCTGGGCATCATGTTTTCACTCATCATGCTCATACTTGTGCAGACATTACAGCCGTAATTTTCCTGTACCGATGTCCAGCATTGGATGGCCGTGGCATCGAGGACATTTTCTTCCATAAATTGGTTGAGCACCACGTCCATTTTGGCAATTTGATGCAGGGCATGTTGTGGGGTTTTGCCCACAGCGGCATAGGCATGGATTTTTTCCAAACGCGCTTTCACCTCGGATGCTTCCGCATCCAATTTCTCGGTCCTGCCCAAGATTTCGGACAGGTCAATGGTGGTCACGGAGATGCCGCTGCGCTGTAGTAATTTTTCGCTGTAGCGCACCGTGTTAAATCCTCCCGGACGGGCACCAATGGCTCCGATGCGGGCATTGCGCAAGCCTTTTACAATGCGACAGACGGCCGTAAATTGCTGAAGGTCTTCGGTAAATTTGGGAGCTGATGGATGCACCACATGATCAGTGGTGATGGTGTACGGAATTCCAAACTGGTAAAGGTTATTACATACGGAGATCTTTCCGCACCATGCATCCCTTCGCCGAGCCACGTCCAATTTGCCCAGGTCATCGGGGTAACCTTGAACGAGGACCGGCACATTCAGGTTGGCCAATTTCAGTGTTTCAGCGACTCCTCGCTCATCACCGAAATTGGGCAGAACCACCAGTACGCCCATAATGTCGTCGCGATGTTTTTTGAACAGTTCGGCACATTTGGTGGCCTCTTGGAAGGTTTCCACTCCCCCTAGCTTGGTCTCTTGGTCGTCCAAGATAAAGGGATGGATATGGAGCTTTTCCAACAGTTCCAAGATGTCCGCACGGGCTTCTGAAACCAATTTGTCAGGAAAAAAATCACGGTTTCCTATGATTACGCCCATGGTTACGGGCGCTAACGCTTTACCTTTAAATAGCATCTTATTATTTCTCGGTTATGGGTTAGGGCCAACTACCTTTTATAGAGGACCCGTCACTTGATTTGACTTGTTTAATTGACATTAGCAGTAGTGTATGGCATTAGCAAACTACTGCAGTTTCTCCAAGGAGGCATTAGAACATGCATTCTTTGGGGAAAAGGGGTTTATTTGGTGTAGGCGTTTGGGAGTGTCTTATTTTTTATTGGACACTGCACAGCTTCATGGCGTGCGGTTTTTCGCATTTTAGCATAGCCTAATATCCCAAATAAGAAAAGTAAGTCCATCCTGCACATTCCTGCCGTTGAGAAATTTAGGGCAAAAAAATCTCTCCGCTTTTCCGATATGGAGCGGAAAAGGGAGAGCATCAAGTGTATCAAAAAATCCCAATGAAAGCCTTATTCGTAAGCAGGATTTTGGGGGTAATTACCTGCGTCCAATGAAATGGCCGATAATGGAATGGGGCGAAGGATTTTGAAAGCTCCATTAGCACCTAAAAACGGATCCGTGCCACTGTCATAGATCGTTTTGATATCCGGGTTTCGCTCGGCAGTATATTCCATGAGTTTTCCGGTTCGCTTCAGGTCCTGCCATCGGTGTCCTTCTCCGGCCAGCTCGCGAGCTCGTTCGTCAAGGATGAAGTCCAGGTCCACCGAAGAAACTTGCATGGCAGCCTCCTTCCCCGGTGCAGCGGCCCTTCGCCTGACCTCATTTACCCTGGCCAGGGCAGTACCTGCATCTCCCGCCTGAAGGTAAGCCTCTGCCGCAATCAAATACGTCTCGGCCAACCGCGCCAAGTACAGGTCGTGCGTGTACCGAATATCAGGCAACTGCAAGCGATCAAATTTTTTCAATGCTGGAAAATCAGTTTGGTTAAGTCCGTCCCACCAATAGGGGCCAATTTGGGTAATGACCGTTTCACTGCGATTGGGTGCAGCAGCCCGCCAAGCGACCGTATCAGCCAACTGGTCGGCAGTTCTTGGATAGTAATAGTCCACAGGAGTACTTTCCGGTTGAAGGATATAGCCAGTGTACGGACTGGTTTTGATGTTTAGAAAAGTTCCTTCAAAACGGGCATCTGCATCCTCAAACAAAGTGAAGAGGTATTCGGTCGGATGGAGGGCATTTTTCTTGTTGACACCATCATCGGCGCCCTGCACTAGTGGTCCCCAAGGGTAATCCCAATTGTGGGCTGGAGAATTTAGCGTAGAGGCCTCCGCATATTGTATGGACCAAAGGATTTCTTCGTTGTTGTCATTTTGGTATTCAAAGAGCTCTGCGAAGGCCAAATTCAAGCCTTGGCCGTCAATGGCTGCATCTGCCAATTGCGCTGCTTGGGTAAAATCTGCTGCTGAGCCACCATTGGCAGTGTCGTAACCTCTGGTGAGATGGACTTTTGCCAGAATATGCTGAGCCACTCGCTTGGTTACCCGGCCAAAATCAGGTTGCGCTGTTGGCAGCGCATCGACAGCAGCCTCCAGCTCACTGATTATAAAATCATAAACTTCACTGGCTGGATTCCGCTCAAAGCTGACAATGGGCTCTTTGACCAAATCGGTTATCAGTGTCACATCTCCAAAATGCTGGACCAACAGAAAATAATAATGTGCCCGAATGGTCCGTATTTCCGCAATGCGCGTTTCCAAAGCTGTATATGGAGTCGTTTCATCAGCGTAGTCCAAGGCCATATTGGCAATTTGGATGCTTTGGTAAAGTGTTTTGAACAGCTCCTCCACTTGGCCATTGCCGGGAGTCAGGGTTTGGTAGGAGGCCAAGCCCAGTGGTACTTCCGCATGCGCGGCAAAGAATAAGTCAGTGCCCGCACAAAAGATATAGGGAGTCGGTTGGTAAACATCCCTAAGGGTGGCATAAGTAGCATTTACCAACCCTTCGTATCCAGCTTGATCCCCGTAATAATTTTCGGCAGTGGTGTTTCCCAGGTTTTCCTCGTCCAAAAAACCAGAACAGCCCGAAACAGCCCATCCCAGCACTGCAGTGTATATAATTGTTTTTATGCTTTTCATGATATTAGAATTTAATGTTTGCACCTAGCTGATAAATGGCATATGAGGTATTGGTGGCATCCACTCCTGACATGTCGGCACCGGCCCATTCTGGGTCGAATCCCTCATAATTGGTGAATAGAAATGGATTCAGCGCATTGGCATAAATCCTCATGGAGGTCACGCCCCATCGTTCCAAAGCTCCAGGAGCAAAGTTATATCCCAAGGTGATGTTTTGAATCCGAACAAAAGACGCGTCTTTGTTAAAGCCTGGATAGCCATAGTCTTCGGAATCTTCGCCATAATACTGCCCCATGTAACTGGGCTGTGGATATTCGTTAGAATAACGCGGCGTGGTCACCTCACTTTCCCGAAGGTAGTAGGGGACATCCAAGATTACTTTACTGTTAAAATCGGTAAATTCACCATGGAAAGGGCTGTAGGTATAGACGCCTTGTTTGGTGTAAACCGACGCAGCAAGGTCCCAGTTTCGATACCTGAAGCTGGTGGTAAACGTTCCGATCCAGCTGGGTGCAGGAGAACCC comes from Echinicola vietnamensis DSM 17526 and encodes:
- a CDS encoding transketolase family protein; protein product: MTVKTTQTLKQGQANLEIFSATLQALAEQDKDIIAVTSDSRGSGKLVPFAAKYPKQIVEVGIAEQNLVGVAAGLASTGKKVFAVSPACFLTARSLEQIKNDIAYSDNPVNVIGISAGVSYGALGSTHHSLHDFAVLRAVNNIMVVAPADNYETEMAIRQAAALEEPVYLRFGKKPMPFLSESQNFELGKGRVIREGKDLAIVATGETVWPAMQAALTLEEEKGIQVGVVSMHTIKPLDTALLAHIADQYPAIITVEEHSIYGGMGEACASFLLQSGYQKKFRIMGIPDEYTITGSQLDILNHYGISEKGIAEEVLKLLR
- a CDS encoding L-fucose/L-arabinose isomerase family protein, producing MGVIIGNRDFFPDKLVSEARADILELLEKLHIHPFILDDQETKLGGVETFQEATKCAELFKKHRDDIMGVLVVLPNFGDERGVAETLKLANLNVPVLVQGYPDDLGKLDVARRRDAWCGKISVCNNLYQFGIPYTITTDHVVHPSAPKFTEDLQQFTAVCRIVKGLRNARIGAIGARPGGFNTVRYSEKLLQRSGISVTTIDLSEILGRTEKLDAEASEVKARLEKIHAYAAVGKTPQHALHQIAKMDVVLNQFMEENVLDATAIQCWTSVQENYGCNVCTSMSMMSENMMPSACEVDVTGTLTMYAMQLASGSPSALVDWNNNYADDPEKCVLFHCGNWAKSFLPDIEISTAPILGTTVGEENTYGALSGRTPASPLTYGRISTDDPQGKIKAYIGEGHLTDDELNTFGNRAVSKIPDLQGLMQYICKNGFEHHVVMNASHTADILQEALGNYMGWDVYRHG
- a CDS encoding D-ribose ABC transporter substrate-binding protein, with product MKDITQNILIWCLPLLLLVGACESNSATETKGKVAVIVSTLNNPWFVVLAETAAKEAESLGYEVSIFDSQNNTALENNHFENAITAGYQAILFNPTDAEGSVSNVTKASEAGIAVFCMDREVNSSLPTSQILSDNYAGCVSLGKYFVDQLDKSGNYVEILGLVGDNNTWNRSKGFHSVVGHYPDLKMVAQQSADFDRNKAMEVMESILQVHRDIDAVFCGNDAMAMGAYQALKAAGLENQVMVFGFDGAADVVDAVKDGRIAATAMQFPKVMAKTAAQLADKYIQGERDFVKKLPVDVELVTLANVEHYAAYGKKE
- a CDS encoding RagB/SusD family nutrient uptake outer membrane protein; translated protein: MKSIKTIIYTAVLGWAVSGCSGFLDEENLGNTTAENYYGDQAGYEGLVNATYATLRDVYQPTPYIFCAGTDLFFAAHAEVPLGLASYQTLTPGNGQVEELFKTLYQSIQIANMALDYADETTPYTALETRIAEIRTIRAHYYFLLVQHFGDVTLITDLVKEPIVSFERNPASEVYDFIISELEAAVDALPTAQPDFGRVTKRVAQHILAKVHLTRGYDTANGGSAADFTQAAQLADAAIDGQGLNLAFAELFEYQNDNNEEILWSIQYAEASTLNSPAHNWDYPWGPLVQGADDGVNKKNALHPTEYLFTLFEDADARFEGTFLNIKTSPYTGYILQPESTPVDYYYPRTADQLADTVAWRAAAPNRSETVITQIGPYWWDGLNQTDFPALKKFDRLQLPDIRYTHDLYLARLAETYLIAAEAYLQAGDAGTALARVNEVRRRAAAPGKEAAMQVSSVDLDFILDERARELAGEGHRWQDLKRTGKLMEYTAERNPDIKTIYDSGTDPFLGANGAFKILRPIPLSAISLDAGNYPQNPAYE
- a CDS encoding transketolase: MTTKELEIKSLNYRKKVLQYIKKANAGHTGGSLSCTDILNVLYNEVMNVSPENFSDPNRDRYIQSKGHSVEALFVVLADQGFYPESEIETLCQYRSHFIGHPTRKVPGVEQNTGALGHGLPISVGTALAGKMDGLDYRVFTMMGDGELLEGSNWEAAMAAAHYKLDNLVAILDYNKLQITGAVKDVCNSEPIDQKFEAFGWSVKHVDGNDVEALSQTLKSAPFEAGKPSFVIAHTIKGKGISFMENNIKWHHGVPSDEQYAAAQKELDGQLEELSKALTS
- a CDS encoding DUF2291 domain-containing protein is translated as MKRKWIKNSIICGLLLVGLGSSISIKKLDEVRANAAEVTFDATAYAKDFWEEELIPDLEEAVEVGRLAHLLKNRPQEAFDQHSEALGIGNIRFFMIKGKGEIRQVGEDDLTVLVTTDTSSQVVKIETEYIFGNAVRDASGKVDLTKFEQTMDFNNVSAAINQLVREKVLPPLKANAKEGNMITFVGAVEMNREQVNLNEISVIPVNVTFLKQSDQTAHVDR